A single genomic interval of Scylla paramamosain isolate STU-SP2022 chromosome 12, ASM3559412v1, whole genome shotgun sequence harbors:
- the LOC135105440 gene encoding uncharacterized protein LOC135105440, with protein sequence MKPVVILTVVAAIFAHEVSSSPSYSPCKQVRDIGDRLYRLRIPNTYDVVILRDSLLATYHQLLNTVCNSSASNTANVPYSFSIPRHLHYSSYNPSILVSHSLHAGDY encoded by the exons ATGAAGCCTGTG GTCATTCTGACGGTTGTGGCAGCAATCTTCGCCCACGAAGTCTCCAGCAGTCCTTCGTATTCCCCATGTAAGCAGGTCCGTGATATTGGCGACAGGCTCTACAGACTCCGCATCCCAAACACTTACGATGTGGTGATTCTCCGCGACAGCCTGCTAGCAACATACCACCAGCTACTCAACACTGTCTGCAACAGTAGCGCCAGCAACACTGCAAACGTGCCCTACTCCTTCTCCATCCCTAGACACCTTCATTATTCCTCCTACAACCCCTCTATCCTCGTGTCTCACTCTCTGCATGCTGGCGACTACTGA
- the LOC135105441 gene encoding uncharacterized protein LOC135105441 has protein sequence MKPVVILTVVAAIFAHEVSSSPTHSPCKQVRDIGDRLYRLRIPNTYDVVILRDSLLATYHQLLNTVCNSSASNTANVPYSFSIPRYLHYSSYNPSILVSHSLHAGDY, from the exons ATGAAGCCTGTG GTCATTCTGACGGTTGTGGCAGCGATCTTCGCCCACGAAGTGTCCAGCAGTCCTACGCATTCCCCTTGTAAGCAGGTCCGTGATATTGGCGACAGGCTCTACAGACTCCGCATCCCAAACACTTACGATGTGGTGATTCTCCGCGACAGCCTGCTAGCAACATACCACCAGCTACTCAACACTGTCTGCAACAGTAGCGCCAGCAACACTGCAAACGTGCCCTACTCCTTCTCCATCCCTAGATACCTTCATTATTCCTCCTACAACCCCTCTATCCTCGTGTCTCACTCTCTGCATGCTGGCGACTACTGA